Genomic DNA from Candidatus Methylomirabilota bacterium:
GCGGGACAGGACCTGACGGCGTCGATCACCCCGTTCGCGCCGCGGCTGGAAGGCCAGGGCTTCTGGCCCACCGCGTGGCCGCCTCTGGCTCCCCAGCGCGTCCGCTTCGTCGGAGAGGCGGTGGCCGCGCTCTGCGCCGGGAGCCCGGCGCAGGCCGCCGACGCCTGCGAGCTTGTCGAGGTCGACTACGAGCCCCTGGCGCCGATCGCCGATGTCGAGTCCGCTTTGGCGCCGGGCGCTCCGCTCCTCCACGACGGCGTCCCCGGCAATGTGCTCTTTCGTCGCGACTACTCATACGGAGACGTGGAGGGGGCTTTCGCGCGCGCGCACATCGTGCTCCGCGAGACCTTCAGCCACGCGCGCTGCTCCGCCTCTCCGCTGGAGCCTCGAGGCATTACCGCCGCGTGGGAAGGGGATCGGCTCACGGTATGGACCGGGACGCAGGCGCCGCATATCTTACGGACGGCGCTCGCCCGCGCGTTCCGTCTTCCGGAGGGCCACGTGCGGGTCGTCGTGCCGGACACCGGCGGCGGCTTCGGCCAGAAAATGAACGTCCTGCCCGAGGACCTGGCTGTCGCCGCGCTGGCGTGGACCGCCGGGCGCCCGGTCAAGTGGATCGAAACGCGGCGCGAGAACCTGGCCGCAGCCTCGCAGGCGCGCGAGGGGAGGGTGGACATCGAGGCGGCCACGGATCGAGACGGCGTCCTGCTCGCCCTTCGCGCGCGCGTTGTCTCCGACAACGGCGCGTATCACATTCATCCGGTGACGGCGGCGCTGGAGCCGCCCGGCACCGCTTCTATCATCCCGGGGCCCTACCGAACGCCGGCCTATGCGTGGGAGGCGCTCGCCGTCGCCACCAACAAGCCGCCGCTCGGCGCCTATCGCGGTGTCGGCATGACCATGGGCGCCTTTGTCATGGAGCGCACGCTCGATCTCCTCGCCGAGCGCCTCGGGCTTGATCCCGCGGAGATCCGCCGCCGCAACCTGATCGCACGCGACGCCTATCCGTTCACCTCAGCCGCGGGCTTCGTCTACGACAGCGGCGACTATCCCAAGGCGCTCGAGATGGCGCTCGAGCTCGCCGGCTATGACGCGCTCAAGCGCGAGCGTGACGAGGGCCGGACGCGTGGCCGGCTCCTCGGCGTCGGCATCTCCTGCTACACGGAGTACACCGGCATGGGCTCGGCGACCTATCGGCAGCGCGGCATGGTCGAGGTGCCGGGGCCTGAAGCCGCGCGCATCTCGGTCGAGGCCGACGGCACCGTGCGCTGCCGCCTGTCCTTCTCCTCGCAGGGGCAGGGGCATGCGACGACGGCGGCCCAGATCGTCGCCGACGAGCTTGGTGTCCCGCTGGAGCAGGTCGTCGTCTCACAGCCCGATACCGATGAGACGCCCGAAGGCAGCGGCACCTTCGCGAGCCGCGGCGCCATCGCCCAGCAGGGCGCAGCGGGCGTGGCGGCGGTGACGCTCCGGAAGAAGGTGCTCGATCTCGCCGGTGGGCTGCTCGAAGCGAGCCCGGCCGATCTCGAGCTGCGCCGCGGCCGCGTCTCCGTGCGCGGC
This window encodes:
- a CDS encoding xanthine dehydrogenase family protein molybdopterin-binding subunit, with amino-acid sequence MTGRGAYLDDLRMPGLLHAAFVRSVHAHAQVRRVDLARARGAPGVAAALAGQDLTASITPFAPRLEGQGFWPTAWPPLAPQRVRFVGEAVAALCAGSPAQAADACELVEVDYEPLAPIADVESALAPGAPLLHDGVPGNVLFRRDYSYGDVEGAFARAHIVLRETFSHARCSASPLEPRGITAAWEGDRLTVWTGTQAPHILRTALARAFRLPEGHVRVVVPDTGGGFGQKMNVLPEDLAVAALAWTAGRPVKWIETRRENLAAASQAREGRVDIEAATDRDGVLLALRARVVSDNGAYHIHPVTAALEPPGTASIIPGPYRTPAYAWEALAVATNKPPLGAYRGVGMTMGAFVMERTLDLLAERLGLDPAEIRRRNLIARDAYPFTSAAGFVYDSGDYPKALEMALELAGYDALKRERDEGRTRGRLLGVGISCYTEYTGMGSATYRQRGMVEVPGPEAARISVEADGTVRCRLSFSSQGQGHATTAAQIVADELGVPLEQVVVSQPDTDETPEGSGTFASRGAIAQQGAAGVAAVTLRKKVLDLAGGLLEASPADLELRRGRVSVRGMPDRGVSLAEVARAAGTASLEVTERFDPPGPTFSGAVHVASVEVDAGTGRVTVRGYIVVEDCGPVINPMIVEGQIHGAVAQGIGEALGERLVYDESGQLLTGSLMDYALPAAADLPSFTLGHLETPSPLTRGGYKGMGEGGTIGAPAAIANAVADAVKPLGVRVTSLPILPEGLVSRKPTPAS